One Aegilops tauschii subsp. strangulata cultivar AL8/78 chromosome 2, Aet v6.0, whole genome shotgun sequence genomic window, GTGGCCAGGATTCGAGTCGGGGTGGCTTTATATAGCCGGAGCAAGAGGGGGGGGACATGTCGTCGACGGAGTGCTCTGGACACGCGGCGAACGTCGACGAGAGGCTCCAACACGAGGGGGCAGGGTGCAGCGTCAACACCGGCGCTTGCCTACACTCGCGGATGAGCACATGAGGCGGTTTGAGATGGGGACAAGCACACGCGCGCACTGTGCCATTTTGGCCGCGACCTGACCGGTCTTGCTGCTGTGGCTCCGGCGTtggcgagcgccagggaggggtCATGGGTGATGGGTCGAGGGTTGTGGCACGTTGCGGCAGTCGGAGGCGAGTGCTAGCATGCACATGCGCGAAACAGAACGCAAAGCGccagccagagcgcgtcgagacgcaTGCCAAGCACCGTGTCCACgcgtggtcaccaagctggcatggtCAAAATGACGCCCATgagcggccaaaccttgtctatgCTCTCGACCGTGCAGTGTTTATTCTAGGGGAGTTGATGGCTCATGCCCAGGTCGACCAGAAGTGACGCCACTTAGCTGACAAGTTTCTGTACaaaaacttggtcgccaagtttggccacctcctagaaggccattagggctgatctcctggggtttagggtttcttaggagggTGTTTAAGCTCAATAAAGATCAAGGCTAAAAGCTTAGGGGAAAATGCAATTGCTGTACAAAATGCATTTCTGGCccagaagtgaaaagattttctacagcaaaaatattacaaaaagtgatgcaatatttttgcatggaaaGATGTGCCATGGTCAtaagaatatttaggaattatctcagattgttttgagcaagaaaaattgaggttgctttggagcacaaagttctgaaatgaacttaagagagaaaaatgaatattttccttaaaggaaaaatattcattttattattttgggaatttgtggGAGGGATAAGTgggataggtcacttgggtgaaagccaaggatattcccaagtgacaagtccatttgaattgatccaaaagtccaaatcaaatcagggcaaaaaccacgatgaaaaccaagtccggaaagagagagaaggcaagtccggtaaaaagagagaaggcataatccaggctgtcacaaacctcccccacttaggatgagtctcgtcctcgagattcggttgcttgggaaaaccattctgggtatgcagtccttaaaaattcctctctttcccaggttgcttcttcttcggtgtgatgctcccactgaacatTGTAAAATCTTATCTCTTTGCCGCGAGTGACCCTTTCTGTCTGATCCAATATTCTGATTGGCttttcctcataagtcaaatccttagccaattctatctctgacatatcagtccttttctccGGTGGAGAGATGCATCTTCTTAGCTGCGAGATGTGAAACACGTTGTGTACTTCGGAGAATTCTGGTGGCAATTCCAACTGGTAGGCGACTGTTCCGACCCTGGCCATGACGGGGAATGGACCGATAtatctgggtgccaattttccacgggtctgaaacctcttgactcctttcataggggtgactcggagatatacgtgttctctgggttcgaagctgatctgacgatgtttggcatcatagtagctcttctgtcaGGATTTCGCCAGTTGCAAtctgtctcggatttccttgacttgcttctcGGCTTCGAGCATTAAATAAGTCCCGAAAATATGGCTATCTCCGGGTTGAGACCAATTTAATGGGGTGCGGCATTTCCGGCCATACagggcttcatagggtgacatctttaagctggcttgtaaactgttgttgtaggaaaactcggcgtagggcagacagtcttcccacttggttccttgggccaatgtacatgcccggagcatatcttcgagtatttgatttactcgctcagtctgtccatctgtctgagtaTGGTAAGCCGTGCTGTACTTCAGAGTGGTACCCAAGGCTTGATGAAGTCGGGACCCAAATGCGGATGTGAATAGAGATCCCCTGTCGGAGGTGATAGTcttgggtactccatgcagaaTGATGATTCTTgatacatacagctgtgcaaGTTGATTTGCACGGTATGTGGTCTGGATAGGTAGGAAGTGTGCCACCTTGGTTAgagtgtccactatgacccatatcgcgtcgtttcctcgatgagaccttggtaatccggtgataaaatccatgcaaATAACGTCGCATTTCCATTGGGATACCAGCAGAGGCTGGATGAGTCCGGCGGGTTTTTGGTGTTCCGCCTTTACCTTATTGCAGATATCGCAGCAGGCCAAAAAATACgcgatgtctttcttcattccatcccaccaaaatatctGACGAAGATCCTCTACCACCGGGATGAATTTTGTATGGTGCTTCATGTGCTTCCGCCAATATTTTCTTCTTCAGACTGTCTTGGTTGGGTACGCAAAGTCTTCCTCGGAACCTTAGCGAACCTTGCTGATCCATCGCGAAATCTGGTGCTTGCCCTTGGTGCAGCTTCTGAACATATATCTGTAACACCTTATCATCCGCTTAAGCTCTGCGGATTTCTTCTTCGAGCGTAGGAGCAACTTCCAATATATTGGTAAGACGGGCGTCGGTTATTACCAGATTCAActccatgatttcttcatagaGCTCTGGAGGCAAGGAATCCATTAGGGCACTAAGGTTGGCGGGTTTGCGGCTGAGGGCATCAGCCACCACATTAGCTTTGCCCGGGTGATAATTTATTCCGAGGTCACAGTCCTTaaccaactcgagccatcttcgctgtcgaaggttcaagtcgggctgagtgaatatatacttgagacttttaTGGTCGGTGAATATGTGGCACTTCTTTCCAATCAGATAATGTCTCCAGATTTTTAAAGCGTGCACCACtgcggccaattccaaatcatgagtaggataatttccttCATGTTGTCGCAGTTGGCGAGATGCATAGGCCACCACTTTGCCATCTTACATGAGTACACACCGCAGTCCTTTTCTGGAGGCGTCGCAGTAAATATCAAAACTGCGGTAGATATCTGGAAGAGTTAATACGGGTGCCGATGTCAGTCTGGTTTTTAACTCATTGAAGCTCTGTTCGCATTCTTCAGTCCATAcgaacttcttgtccttcttgaggacctcagtcattggcttggcgatcttggaAAATCCTTCGATAAAACGACTATAATATTCTGCCAGTCTAAGCAAACTCCGGATTTCTGAGACGGTGGTGGGTGCGGACCAATCAAGTACATCTTTTACCTTGCTTGGGTCCATCGAGATTCCTTCTGCGAGGATATGTCCGAGGAATCCCACTTGCTGGAGCCAAAACTCAtatttgctgaatttggcatacGATTGATGATCGCGAAGCCGTTGCAGAACTGAGAAGATGTTCCTTATGTTCGTCCTTGCTTTTGGAataaatgaggatgtcatcaatgaacaccaccacaaacttgtccaagaagtccataaacaccttgttcatcatatgcataaaGAATGCAGGAGCGTTGGTGAGGCCTAAGGACATAACTATGTATTTGTAAAGACAGTACCGAGTGGTGAACGCgatcttaggaatatcttccttcttaATCTTGAGTTGATGATAACCCGTCCTCAagtcaatttttgagaatactttggccccactgagttgatcaaacagatcGTCAATCCTTGGTAGTGGATACTTGTTTTTAGTGGTGATGTCATTCAGCTGTCGGTAGTCTACACACGTTCttagactgccatcctttttgtccacgaagaTAGCTGGTGATCTCCATGGTGAAGAGCTGGAACAAATGTATCCTTTTTGcagcatctcatccagttgcTTCTTCACTTCCACCAATTCTAAGGAGGGCATCCGATAATATTTCTTATGTATCGGGGTGGTTCCAGGCACTAGGTCAATAGCGAACTCCAATTCTCGTTCTAGTGGCATGCCGGGTattcttcaggaaatacatctggataTTCGCTGACCACTGGGATTAATTCCACCTCTTCTGCTATGGCTGCGAAAACCATATCCTTCGTGGGGATGCGCTTGCAGGCATAAAAACTTGTGGTGTGACCTTCCATATTTTTTAGGGTAACTTCTCTGGTCGCACAGCTGATGCAGACTTGTtattgggttaaccaattcatgcccagaatgacatccaatttgttggaatcgatgattatcaatgatgttggaaacttgacgcccttgatgtcaatctccaaatttcggcagacgagattgcttctgagcatggatcccggggattgtaccagcatgtgctttcccaaaatcgagcaagaaagattgttttgggaagcaaaactccgcgaaataaaagagtgggaagccccagagtcaaataaaattacggcgGGTATGTCATTTACgagaaacataccaatgacgacttccgggtcctcttgggcttcgCCCGGAAATGTgatgaacttgcccttggatTATATCGGGGGCGGAATACTGCTCCATGTAGTTAACTTGCGGCTGAAATGGAGCGACGGGCTTGgtgttcttgggacactgtcgGGCGTAGTGTCCGGTTTGACCACAGCTGAAGCACGGATTGTTGCGCTGGCAATCGTCGCGCACCGGGCTGGTCACGACATTTTTGACTTGTGTAGTAGTCTTGTTGACGTTCTGCTGCCAATTGGGTTTGTACTCCACCCGAGTCTGTTGCCatgtacgagccttttgcactaaTTTTATATCCTTCTTGGGCTCGAATTTGCGCTTGTAGTCATTAGAAGCTGGCTTGTTGTTGTGCAGGAGCTTGTGTTCCCTCTCGGCGAttatggccttgttcaccagagtcagGAAGTCGGGGAAATCAAACATGCCGAGAGTGCACTGGAGATGTTGATGTAggcctccaagaaatctgtcgaTCTTCTGCTCTTCGGTGGCCACATCGTGGAGAGAGTAGCGGGCCAGATGGTTGAATTTATTCAGATACTCGGCGACGGTCATGCTGCCTTGAGTGAGGGCGAGAAATTCACGTTGCTTGATCTTCATGACTCCGGTGGGAATATGATATTTGCGGAAGtgatccttgaattttgtccaAGTAATTTCCCCGTCGGCAGGCCATATTGCTttggcattatcccaccatatagcggcagCTCCTTCGAGATAATGCGTTGCAAAGGGAACCTTCTCTCCGTCGTCTGTGCGAGCAATTTCCAGTTTTCTTTCAATAGTCCTTAGCCAGTCGTCGGCGTCCAAAGGATCAGTAGTAtggctgaaactgggaggcttggttcgctGAAAGTCTGATAGCTTGGAATGATGGCCATTCTGGTTTCtattctgcccaaccataacctgtacacttttcagtatttccagcagatcgttgctccttctttcttcaaacattcacaggatttgctcggtggaaggcggttgtggcggtggaggcggaggtggctggtaaggttcaggggaatgtcctgcctgtcttgcagaacgacggacagggacatcctcaccAGCTTGGCTGCTGCTGCCTCCACGTGGCATCCTATTTTTCGTTTTCCCAATACATAGCAACCATGATGAGAAAAATTCCAAAATGGGGGAAAGACCAATGAAAAATCCTGGAAGAAAAAAGCGAATAAAACCAAGTCGAATAAaaatccaacataattatacatagtccCAACATGAAAATAAACATTGCAATGGGTCTACTACCCTCATACCTGAAACTACGCATCAGGACAAATGCGATTACAGCCATACATCATGCTCATGAATACCATGATACTCTAACGATCTACTGCTCGGATGATGCTGCTGCAGGTTCGTCTCCTGAGCCGGACCCAGATCCTGAACTGATAGTAGAGACCTCCGGGGAAGAGAGGTGCGCTGGCGCTGCCATGAGGGCTCTCCCTCATGGGCAGGCGggggatgggatctaagcataggaGCGGCAGGAGTAGGACAAGAGAAGACTATCCAGCAGGAGCGCTGCGAGGGTTCATCGTCAAAGGGTTAACGGTACCCTACAAGGTCGTCGTAGGAACGGAGGTGGGAGGAGCAGAAATGTAGATGACAGCGGGAAGAAGGTTCCTTATACGAGTAGCAGCGAGAGCGGCGCGAACGCGTGGGAGCTCTCGAGCTAACTCATAGTTAAGGAGATAGCTAGCGGTGATGTAGCGTGCAAGGTGGCCAGTGGCACGATCGCACGCCGGATTAATCAAAGGAAAGCGGATACGCCCATTCTCGTGCATAGATGGGTAGAAGATGTttgggaacgtagcagaaattcaaaattttctacgcatcaccaagatcaatctatggagtaatctagcaacgaggggaaggggagtgcatctacatacccttgtagatcgcgatgcggaagcgttgcaagaacgcggatgagggagtcgtactcgtagcgattcagatcgcggttgattccgatctaagcaccgaagaacggtgcctccgcgttcaacacacgtgcagcccggtgacgtctcccatgccttgatccagcaaggagagagggagaggttggggaagactccatccagcagcagcacgacggcgtggtggtggtggaggagcgtggcaatcccgcagggcttcgccaagcaccgcgggagaggaggaggaggaagagaggtaGGACTGCGCCAAaaaggagacgttctcatgtctcttgggcagcccaaacctcaactatatacagggggggagggggcttcccccccttagggtttccacccccaagaggaggcggccagccctagatcccatcaaggggggcggccaaggggaggagaggggggggggcgccccactagatgggccctaaggcccatctggtcctagggtttgccccctcccactctcccatgcgccttgggccttggtgggggggcgcaccagcccacctggggctggtcccctcccacacttggcccacgcagccttctggggctggtggccccacttggtggacccccgggaccctcccggtggtcccggtacattaccgatttcacccgaaacttttccggtgaccaaaacaggacttcccatatataaatctttacctccggaccattccggaactcctcgtgacgtccgggatctcatccgggactccgaacaacattcggtaaccacgtacatactttccctataaccctagcgtcatcgaaccttaagcgtgtagaccctacgggttcgggaaccatgcagacatgaccgagacattctccggtcaataaccaacagcgggatctggatacccatgttggctcccacatgttccacgatgatctcatcggatgaaccacgatgtcggggattcaatcaatcccgtatgcaattccctttgtctaacggtatgttacttgcccgagattcgatcgtcggtatccctataccttgttcaatctcgttaccggcaagtctctttactcgttccgtaactcacatcatcccgtgatcaactccttggtcacattgtgcacattatgatgatgtcctaccgagtgggcccagagatacctctccgtttacacggagtgacaaatcccagtctcgattcgtgccaacccaacagacactttcggagatacccgtagtgcacctttatagccacccagttacgttgtgacgtttggcacacccaaagcattcctatggtatccgggagttgcacaatctcatggtctaaggaaatgatacttgacattagaaaagctctgagcaaacgaactacacgatcttgtgctaggcttaggattgggtcttgtccatcacatcattctcctaatgatgtgatcccgttatcaacgacatccaatgtccatggtcaggaaaccataaccatctattgatcaacgagctagtcaactagaggcttactagggacatggtgttgtctatgcatccacacatgtatctgagtttcctatcaatacaattctagcatggataataaacgattatcatgaacaaggaaatataataataaccaatttattattgcctctagggcatatttctaacagtctcccacttgcactagagtcaataatctagtccacatcaccatgtgattaacagtcataggtcacatcaccatgtgaccaacatccaaagagttcactagagtcaacaatctagttcacatcactatgtgattaacactcaatgagttctggtttgatcatgttatgcttgtgagagaggttattagtcaacgggtctgaacctttcagatccgtgtgtgctttacgaatatctatgtcatctttgtggatgctaccacgcgctacttggagccatttcaagtaattgctctactatacgaatccggtttactactcagagtcatccggattagtgtcaaagttcgcatcgacgtaaccctttacgacgaactccttttcacctccataatcgagaaaattccttagtccactacaTACTAAGGATTaattcgaccgctgtcatgtgatccattcccggatcactattgtaccctcttgaccaactcatggcaaggcacacttcatgtgcggtacacagcatagcatactgtagagcctacgtctaaagcataggggacgaccttcgtcctttctctctcttctgctgtggtcaggtcttgagtcttactcaatactcacaccttgtaacacagccaagaactccttctttgctgatctattttgaactctttcaaaatcatgtcaaggtgtgcgttctttgaaagtatcatcgggtgtcttgatctatctctatagatcttgatgcccaatatgtaagtagcttttatccaggtcttcctttgaaaaactcctttcaaacaaccctttatgctttccagaaattttacatcatttcggatcaacaatatgttattcacatatacttatcagaaatgttgtagcgctcccactcactttattgtaaatacaagtttctaacaaactttgtataaacccaaaaactttgatcactccatcaaagtgtatattctgactccgagatgcttgctctaatccatggaaggatcgctggagctagcataccttttagcatccttaggatcgacaaaaactttctgattgtatcacatacaacctttccttacgaaaactggtaaggaaacttgttttgacatccatctgccagatttcacaaatgcagctaatgctaacataattccgacggacttaagcaccgctacggatgagaaaatctcatcgtagtcaactccttgaacttgtggaaatactctttgccacaagtcgagcttcatagacggtaacattaccgtccatgtccgtcttcttcttaaagatccatttacctcaacagccttacgaccatcaagtagtactctcaaagtctatactttgttttcatacatggatcctctcggattttatggcttctaaccatttgtcggaatatgggcccaccatcgcttctccatagctcgtaggttcagtattgtccaacaacatgatatctcagacaggatcacgtaccactctgaagtagcacgcatcctcgtcgtcctacgaggtttggtagtgacttgatccgaagtttcatgatcactatcataagcttccacttcaattggtgtaggtgccacaggaacaacttcctgtgccctgctacacactagttgaagtgacggttcaataaccttatcaagtctccaccatcctcccactcaattctttcgagagaaacttttcctcgtgaaaggactcgtttctagaaacaattacttttgcttccagatctgaaataggaggtatacccaactgtttttggttttctatgaagatgtatttatccgctttgggttcgagcttatcagcttgaaactttttcacataagctgcgcagccccaaacttttaagaaacgacaacttaggtttctctaaacggtgtcgtctcaacggaattgcgtgttgccccttttaaagtgaatgcggttgtctctaatgcctaacccataaacgatagtggtaattcgataagagacatcatgttatgcaccatatccaatagggtgcagttatgatgttcggacacaccatcacactatggtgttccaggcggtattaattgtgaaacactttccacaatgtcttaattgtgtgccaaactcgtaactcagatactcatctctatgatcatatcacagacattttatcctcttgtcacgacaatcttcaacttcactctgaaattacttgaacctttcaataattcagacttgtgttccatcaagtaaatacactcagcatctactcaaatcatttgtgaagttagaacttaacgatatccactgcatgcctcagcactcattggactgcacacatcaaaatgtattacatccaacaagttgctctcttgttccatcttactgaaaacgaggcttttcagtcatcttgcccatgtggtatgatttgcatgtctcaagtgattcaaaatcaagtgagtccaaacgatccatctgcatggagtttcttcatgcatatataccaatagacatggttcgcatgtctcaatcttttcaaaaacgagcgagtccaaagatccatctacatggagcttcttcatgcgttttataccaatatgactcaagtggcagtgccacaagtatgtggtactatcatcactattttatatcttttggcatgaacatgtgtatcactacgatcgagattcattttaggtgcaagaccattgaaggtattattcaaataaacagagtaaccattattctccttaaatgaataaccgtattgcgataaacataatccaatcatgctcaacgcaaacaccaaatctcgatggtagagggagcatgcgatgcttgatcacatcaaccttggaaacatttccaacacatatcgtcatctcacctttagctagtctccgtttattccgcagcttttatttcgagttactagcacttagcaaccgaaccggtatctaataccctggtgctgctaggagtactagtaaagtacacattcatatgacgtatatccaatatacttctgtcgaccttgtctgccttctcatctaccaagtatctagggtagtactactttagtgaccgttcccctcattaagaagcacttagtctcgggtttgggttcaaccttgggattctttcactagagcagcaaatgacttgctgtttcatgaagtatcccttttgcccttctagactagtggttttactaaccatcaacaattgatgctccttcttgatttctactctcgcggtgtcaaacatcgcgaatagctcaaggatcatcataactatccctgatatgttatagttcatcacgaagctctactagcttggtggcag contains:
- the LOC141040786 gene encoding uncharacterized protein: MVGQNRNQNGHHSKLSDFQRTKPPSFSHTTDPLDADDWLRTIERKLEIARTDDGEKVPFATHYLEGAAAIWWDNAKAIWPADGEITWTKFKDHFRKYHIPTGVMKIKQREFLALTQGSMTVAEYLNKFNHLARYSLHDVATEEQKIDRFLGGLHQHLQCTLGMFDFPDFLTLVNKAIIAEREHKLLHNNKPASNDYKRKFEPKKDIKLVQKARTWQQTRVEYKPNWQQNVNKTTTQVKNVVTSPVRDDCQRNNPCFSCGQTGHYARQCPKNTKPVAPFQPQVNYMEQYSAPDIIQGQVHHISGRSPRGPGSRHWYVSRK